atttacttttatatacatatgtgggtaTTTTCGAAAGTCAAGTCAGTTAATCTATAATATTGAAAGCGGCCTTTTCTAGAGCACCTAACATCCTTTTCTAGAGAACATTTGTCGGTAATGGACATCAACCTGTTCAAGAAATGTTCCGAAAAATCTAGTTTTAAAGCTCGACTGACGAGAATTTCAGTCTACATTTGGAGGACAGCtgctaattaaatttagttaaagctgaaatacaaattttgcgCTGGTAATTTTTACATAGTGTTtcaaatgaattaatattttttcgcagGCTTTGCATCTGTTTCGTACAAGACTCAAGTGTATGCATGGCATCGCATTGTGTAACAATTATCGCTAAATAGACTTGAAAGTCAATGGTCAGTGAACTTATGTCAACCTTGGCTTAATTCGTattgttataaaataataacaaatatatgtgaAATAGCAAAattagaatacccttcacaaataaagaagtttccaaacaagaacttgattttgatcgttcagtttgtatggcagctatatgctatagtgctttGATAACGGCGATTCCAAtaattgagtagcttcttgcaGAGAAAagtatgtttgcaaaatttcaaaacgagaTCTCTAAAACTCAGAAATTACGGGCAtgactaaatcaactcagctcatcatgctgattacttatgtatatgtatatatgtaggtacatacatatgtatattttaaaggaTCTCCAACATTTTCTTCTCGGTTTTACAattttcgtggcaaacttaatatatcctgttcatgGTATAATGAATATTAGACCAAATAATCTCACAGattattatttcgaaaattaagtAGACCAGACgtgttcaaaatatttaaaccaCATACTTATTAATTGTTTcaagtatacatacatgcagACTTGATCTACGCAATCTTAACATTATATTCTACtctatattgaaaaattaatttttttttgctttccggGAAACAATCTGTTCTGATGGGGATAAGAGCAATAGAGAGAGGCGTGTTCAATGAGTCGATTTACTGGGGCATGTAAAGAGGGGTATATGGTTGTGAGGGAACTGTTTGCAAGTAGGACATACATAAGACGATTTTGCATAAGTAAGCGTTTAGCTTAATATAGTATTCGGAACGAAGTTTCACGATTGTCTATCTAATTTCATAAAGCTTGTGGTTTGATACGATGATTTCGAAAACAATTCTAATAActcttaaaataaaatcatgtttttataagaaatttttattcatgGATTCCCAACATATGACTACAACTAatgttaaatacatatatattttttgtgaataGTACTATATAAATTATACAAGAATAAACgatatttctttgcttttacaatttcttttatacTAATTATCACGAGCTCTAGACTGGTGAAAAGTTCGAGAGTTGATAACTTATCACCCAAGCATGTGGTAGAAATAGACgaccaaataaaattttgttacgTATACGTAATGTTtaaatgtacatacgtatgtaagtatgtatgtgcagaAGTGAGCGTGTGGATTTGTTGGCCCTCATTCAGTTGTCGCATAGTGGCCATTGACTGTCgtaattattgttgtttgttgcttAGAATAGAGGAAAAAACGTGTTCGGCATTATGATAAAATATGATACAGATAGCAGAGCAGTAGAAAGAAGAGAAAAAGTGTTGGCGCACACGGCACATCATTAGAAAACCAAGTGAATGAGACCGAGACCCAACAGGGTAGCAGCACCAAGAGTAAACAATAATCCCTCAATCCATGCTGATATGGCGCCTGGCAGAAAGCCAAAAGTTGTTTCGCTCAAATGCAAGTGTATTTCGTACATGGCTAACAAGCCGGCATggatttgttattgtttcgttttttttttttcaatttatttttgacGCCCCTTCTGTATAGAGACAGGAATTACGAGTGAAGCACATGGTGGCGAGATAATGCCACTAAATGAGGGGCACAACTGTTTGGCGGTAATATGTCGACGCATTCAGCAAGTATGGTCGATTAATCGCATTCTCTGGGTTGACATTTGTTAATGTGTTGGTTTAGCTAATCTCGTTCCCACCTGCCTTTTTTAGACACTGCTATTAATTAATAGCTGCATGTTTTGACTGCCCGTCCATCTGTCTGGCTGATAATAATTATCTCAAAATATCTTGTTTTATACACTTGTTTCTGTTTCTAAGTGCatacacatgtttgtatgtgtttgcttGTGTGCGCCACTCCATCACACATTAAGCATGCATAAATGTCTAGAAAACTCATTGCgatattcaacaatttttgtgtACACTGAAATATTTAGGCGGCAGATTTCTTCcgatttcttgtattttttttaatactaaactgctgaataatttaattttttcacccAATCAAGCATTTGTTGTAAGGAGGATTTGAAACAGTGAGGGATCTTAcggttttttaatgttttttctcacCTTTGgcagtttatttttttgttgttgtagcggcagaaaacattcttcAAACACTTTTGAAGAATGCTCTCATTTCTTTGTGATTTCTTTGTATATGTAccatattaagaaataaataaacaaaaattcattttgaaaaattgtgaaaagttTTAGCCTTACTCTAGAAGTGTCTCCAAAAAAGGGTTATAGGAAGATCTTTCTGTTCAAAATGATCTAAAAtccaaaaactgaatttttttattattgtctaAATGATGGTATActtaaaaaggtttttttttttattttaacccTTCAGGTTTAAAAatgttgtattaaaaaatcgtattCCTTCGGTCTTTACCtgacattaacattaacattaatttCTTGAAACAAATGGATATAACCTTCTAAGTAGATCAGCTACAGAGAGAGCTGGTTCTCATAGTAGGTGgaataattgaaaattcttTAGGAATGACACAACcattagaaattaaatttataatattcgaCTTGTGCGAGAATTTCAATTAATTCACTCTGCTAAAGTCACGCAGAGGTATAATATACagtttcatacatacatacttatgtatgtatacatacataagtatgtatgtatgtaagtatgtatttattacgACCAGCTGCGGTTTTGTTGGCTGCAATTCACAGAAATCGCCAACAAAGGCAAAATAAACAAGTCAGCgtaaattaaaagtattattttgcttttagaTCGATAAATTAATAGCGACGTCAAAGAACTAAGCATCACCTGAGTATGCATAGGCTTCCTTACCACCAGATATGCAAAGATAAATTTATGCAATAGTTGAAATGCCAAAATGGATTGTATGCATTCATagattatatttatatgtacatatgtacaagtatgccacacatgcatacatacatatgtattgacaGCTGCGGTCAAATTCTTGGTAGTGTGCAAACGTAGAAGAggaactgttaaaaaaaaaagtatgcgAGTAGTATcggctttataaaaataaaatattttatcccTAACACAAAGTAAAACAAGTCACAAAAAAAACTCACTGTTGAACTAATTTcaatgaattataaatatatcaaacAAAATTATGAGGACTTTTTGCGGTCAAAAACTTGGGAGTGTAACAAATTAAACCCGAAATTTCGACAAAAAGttagtaaaatatatgtatatattttttatttgttccaaattgaatattgtccttttttaaaattagtatttattGAGGGACCTTTATTTTATAGTATTGCAGCACAGCAGCGTGGCATTGAGTCAACAAGTTTTTCGCATCCTTCTATGGAAATAGACTCCAACGCGTTCTTCACCGCCTCCCATAGTTGCGTGGTCGATGTCGGCTTTCATCGGGTTACTGACTTCTTGACATCAGTCCACAAATTTTTTATGGGGTTAATGTCAGGTGAATGCGGCGGCCATTCCATTACCTTGACATTCCTTTCCTCAAATGACCTTTTAGCAACTTTACTTGTGTGCTTGGGATCGTTGTCCTGCTGGAACGTCCAAGCAAGCGGCATTTCTTCACTGGCATACGGCACCATGGTTTTCTGAAGTATTTCGACATACGAATCACCAGTCATGTTTTCCTTAATCCAATAAATGGGTCCTACACCTAGCCAAGAAACGCATCCCCTAACCATGATACTCGCACCTCCACTTTTTAccggtttttttttgtatatttcggcTGGTATTCGATATTGGCGGGACATATTACATATTGACGCGATCCCTTTCTGCTATACTTAATAATCTTTGATTCGTTCGACCATAAAATATTGCGTCATTTTGTCTAAGACCAATTAAAATGTCCTTTAGCGAATCAAAGTCTTTTTTCAAAGATGGATCGTGGGCACCCAGGTCATGATCACACAAACGCCGGCATATAATTTCAATACTTCTAGTTACATTAAAGGCTTACCTCTGTAGCAGCCACAAATGGAAACTGCTTTGAGTATCTGACAATGAAATTGACTTCTCTCCCTGACATTGCTGGCTTTCTTCCACGTTTTTTATTACTTAGTTAATACCTGATAGTGTAACGTACCATTGTGGGTGagcaatcaaaaatattttggactTCGACATAAGTTTTGCCCTCAGAAATCTATTTTTTGTCATTGTGGGTGAGCaaccaatattatttttattgcattgctAAATGAAGAATAGtaaattttaacattaaaaccaaaaatttcagttaaataaataaaaataaagatgcaATAAAAAGAATGATCgcttatttatattaaaagaatGCCTAGCACTACTAAGAATTTGACCCCAACTGTATCTTATACACAAGAGGCAGCGACCCTGAGATGCATTCTAAATTTAATGTACACAAATCATTGGCATGCACACAAGCTCATCTGCACACactttcaaagtaaacaaaatattcgcaacgtttgtttatttatttgcttaacgagatttttgttttcatagagaaaatttatttgcgcAAAAAgtgtataataattattaatagcGTTCAAGTTTCTTGCATAGAAAAGGTAACGAAGCGTAAtggattaattaaaaaatcgtatattgaaatttaactataatttttcgagagaaaaatttgttattctaTCTACTTGCACACGGGCCGTCTCCCTGCGGTTTTCGTCAACGATGGTCGACATCAAAGCTGCCCGACTTGCGATCCAAACTACCGCGCGTCAGCTGATTGAGATCAATGATAGATAAATACGGCTTCGGTGGCACATTCAGTGGCTGTTCGAAGGTCACCGATTTGCCTGACTTTTCAGCCGTTGCCGCACGCGTTGGCTGATACGCATGCGCTCTGCCGGCGCCACCAAAGTCGCCCAGGTGATCGTGTTTCGTCGACTTGAGCGCCAGCAGTGCGTATTGATCGTGTGTCACCGCCGAACTGCCGTGCATGCGTCGGTAATTACGGTAGCCACTGAAAAGACTGCTACCCGGTGCTATGGGGCGTGTGGGTGAGAAGCCGCCCTCGTCAGACGAGCCCCCACCAGAGTCGTAATGAATTGAAAGGTTAGTGTACGCTATCGGTGCATAACAGCGCGTTGTCTTCGGTCGTGGCTTCACTTCGTATCGTGTACGCGAGCGTGAACGTGAGTGATGCGTGCGCGGGCGATTGCGGCGGCGTAAACGCGCCTCGGATACCACGGGCGTGGGCAACACATTGATGAAACGGTAGTAGTGAAGGAAGGTGCGCGCCAAATTGCGTCCACAACGGTAATCTGGgtaatgaataattaaacatttaaaagagaGTGTGATCGATTATTTATGCACTTGTTTCGCTTACAGCCATCTTCGTTGTAGAGCGCAACAGTTTTGCCATCCTTTAAGTAGTGGCCACTCATGGACACCTCGACGGTGTAAGCGTTCACTGTATCACTGAGCCGCTCGCAGAAATAACGGCGCGCACAACCGACTTTCTTCTCGTCCGCATTGTACATTGTATTCTCGGCCACGTAGTCGGGCGCGTTGGCGGCGAATAAACGTGGAAACACCAAATGGCGTTCATGTCGGTACACGTCCTCATATGTGTTGCCGTAAATAAAGCAGCCATGCAGACTGGGATTCGCATGCAAGTCAATCACGAAGTCAATCTGATAAATCTGCAATGAAAACACACATCTGCTGAATGAATGCAAGGTTTATATTGAGAGAGTTAGCAAACGCACGTCAGAGTTGTCGAGTTCCTTGAGCATATTCCTTACGGCATACAGCGTGGGATGAGAAAACTCAGTGGCCACATGCCATGTGCGATTCAAATCCTGTCCAATCAAATTGCAGCGGTTATTGCCCAAAAAGACACCGTCCGGATTTACCATCGGCACTATCTTAAAGACGAAATTATCGCGTAGCACAACGGCAATCGGGTGATTGCTCGTAATAAACTCAATAAATCCTTGGCACATAAAGGAGGCCGGCGCATCTCCGGGATGTACACGACATAAAATTACTATGATGCGTATGAATCCGCGATCCAGGCGCGACGCCTTTGATTTGGCGGTGACGTGGTCAATCGTGAGCAGGTCAAGATTTCGCTTTTGctgtacaaaatattataaagaaattaatttgctAGCTCAGGAGAACACAAATTGCTGGGGAACCCTAAAAAGACGGTACGGCGCATTCAACCGAAGCGGATGGTGAATGCGTATTAATAACATAGAAATGATTTCTTACCACGCTCTTCGTCAGCACGCTGCGTACGAATCGTTGCTCCGTCTGTCGTGCGTCGATCACATTCAAATACGATTGAAGCCGCGAGTAACTGTAAGGCGGTGCAACCGCAAATTGATACACGTCATCCTCTTTGTCGAAAGAGAATGCAAAACTCAGCACATAATGATTTTGGTGCAACAGTGAGCGATAGTAGAAAACATTCTTCTTTGGCAAGCGTTGCCATTTGGGCCGGCTGGAAGACTTCACCAGCGGCACCAGCGAAGAATTGAACAAATTGCGTGTGTTACTTATGTTGACGATATTGAAAAGAACGCGTTGATCTTGTCTCACATTATCCACAGTGAAATTGAACCAGAAACGAAAGCGTGGATTGCAAGTGTCCGGCCGTAAAAACAAGTCGTACTCGAAATCGCCAATCAGTTCGGCTTTGCCGAGATTCCCCGTCTCGAAAGCGGCATCAAAACAAAGGTGCCCGCGTTTGGCCTTGCCGCTCTGTCCGGGTGGGCGTATGATCACGCGTGAGACATTACCAAGACCACCTTCGCCATCGCTGTCCTCGCTGTCTGCAAGTAGAAAGCGAATTCAGCAGGAAGttaattaaattcttttgagaaaatatattttaaattgcgCTTCACTCTACCCTCGTTCATGCGCTCATACATGCTTGTATGCTTCAAAGGATCGCAAGCCATACCGAACATCATGtttgaaaaactattgtgttCCTTTACTCTGTGTACCAAGAAAACAACCGTTAAGCAGCGTGGCTAAACTTCATCTAACCTCCATGGAATTAGCAGCCACTTCAATAAGCGACCACCAAAAACAATAACCAACCTCAAGaggtgttattatttttttcaattatgatTTTCTAACCTCCAACACTGGCATACGTGTATGCTACAGACACATGCAGAAATCTACATACTTCGACATTAGAGTAGAAGCTTGAGCGCCAATGGTTAAGACAGTTTTCTTGAGGTGCTCCTCCTGCAGCGCGAGCAACAAGCTGACATGACAGCGGAAATGCGGCACTAAGCCTCTCGCGCCTGACCTCGCATGCATGCAACATCAGTTCTTCACTGACTGGCTGACTCTTGCTAGGCACTcttaatatgcatataaatggTGTCAGTAGTTAAATGGGCATAAGTGTTACATTGCCTCTCCCACGGCATTCTCTATCGTTTCTTTGCACTAAAGCGCCGTTAGGTGCTTATGTGCGTGTCGATTATCGCGGTTTTAGCACTTCCACATTATGCGATTGCTTTATGAATTCCACCTGTAATCGCTTTTATGATCTCTTAGTCCTTCTTGTGGCAGTGTTTAGCCGTTTCTTATTGGCAAATAGGGTGCGAAAGttcaataaatatgcaaatattttatgccgATACTCAATGAATTAAAGATAATAAAAGTCAAATTTGTGGCATGAAAACATTCGATGGAATACCATCTCTTCactatgtattatatatgtatactatatattcctTGTTATGTGCAAAATCaaagtatttttgtaaaagaaaacgAATTCGATATATTTTGACAGTTCTGACTGACATGTCACTGATAACGCTCTATGTCTCCTTAACaaggaaaaattaatataacctATGCATACTATTTTCAACTATATAACTGGGAATATTCCGATAAATGacttatattaatttacttttgtttattaaatttgtttcctGGTTTACACCAGCACATTTTCCAGGTGTATGTAAAACTCAGCAACATATTCTAACATATTTCCGAAGACGAAATGATTTCtcctaattaattttaattttctttctttgatttttatggACCCAAATTCACTTTAGTcacaaagaaaaaatcaaagatGGAATTTAGGCTCATATTCATTTAATGTGGTCggaccaaaaacaaaaaagcttcaCTGGagacattttttaatttgcacaaaaatCATAACTGAGGGATTCTAAAAGTTATCTAAACTCTTCGAGACCacaattttttcggttttgcTTGGTAcgcatatttgaaaatttatttcaaaaaggtTGAAttaaaaagttggttatttaATAGCTTTATCTGTGAAAGCATACTCGCAAggttttcatgaaattttcttgCGGCAAAATTAGTAATTTTGTGGTTTCAGAGTTTATATGACATCCAGATTAATGTGATTTTGAGCATAAGTGACGCTAATTAGGGATATTtaaatcaactttatttttaaattaaactaatatTGAACTATTGTActcatgaaaaaatgtaaatttattattttctttttatacctCTAGTGTGACCGTTCGCAAACTCACCTGAATCACCCATTTTCCTTTGATATCTAGTCTAAACCATCGCAGAGTTAAAACATGCCAGTTtgagatttgtttttgtttgaatttaatttacttattgGACATAACACCGTGCCAGAGGCGCTCCTCGATACCGCTGGCACTCTGACACGCTCACGAGGAGCACGAGTAGGATGCACTGGCACCACCGCAACCGCAAGTGGAGGGCTTCTCAGTCTAAGCAAAAGATGATTGCGCCACTTGACTTATGAATTCGCGTGCTAgtcgtaaattttaattttgcatttttcgcacTCACATAGCACATATTTTTGTAAGCATTTTATGCTAAAAATAACTGCCGCAACGCCTCACAAACGCGCACCACCGAACACCGTGCTCTTACGTCCTTTGAACGTGCCACCGAAATCACGTGTGCAGTTATGCGCTTTGTCTAAGACTCATATAGATTTGTACATATGCAATCGCCAGGCACTCAGTTATCCTTCGTGAAGTGTTCGTCTCTTGCTTAGTGGCTGCAGCGCCAGCATTAGATCGCGACCGCAGGATAACCAAATCAACGTTTGACTTTAAGGGGTTTTGCACTTTTGTGCCAGTTTCAGTTGCACTTCCGACAGCTTCACGCAACAAACACGCCAAAGGCAGGCGACAGAGCAAACAACTATGTCTTTTCTCAGTGAGTGGCGTTGTTTGGTCGATATTGAAAGTTTCAGGCCCAGCGCAACGTCACTTGGTTACCCCTCACATATGTGAGCCAAGTGTCGGTATTCGCTTGCATTCCATCGCACTTGGTGACTGCTCGTATTTAGTTACCATTGTTGCATTTGCCCGTGTACTGCGCGAGTCAGCGTATTAAACACAATAAATAAGCGTCTTTATTTCAAAGTTGAACAGTCTTCACCTCGTCCGTTAATAGGTCCCCTCTATGGGTATGTGTGTGCTATGTTGTGGAGTGCGAAGCGCAAGTTCTGTAGTATAATGACTGGGGCAAACTTTTAACGAAGCGATTTAATTGCTTACACATTGCCCCAGTCGCGCCTTGGATAGTAGTTTGGCTAACACAGTAGCGCTACTTTCATTTGGCAGAAGGTGCGTGATGTTCGTTGGAACTTAATGAATATTGATTGCTCTCAAAAAtccattaatttcatttttatggcATTGTTTATTAGTTTTGTTTGCAGAAACTAGTTTTCTTTTGAATATACAGTGCGTGAATAAAGTTTGCTATACATCGTTCCTTGCGAGGAAACACTGGCCTCAATGGAACTAAAGGTTATTCTGAGAATGTGTGAGGgtttaaatcaaattttgttctaattgcaaattaaaaaaattcactctGCAGTATATCACTATAAAAAATTGTGTCGATAGCGCAAAACAATAAATTGTCTAAAGTATTTTAACTCATAAtgtcaaaatcagctgttttgtttactttttgtgatttaaaaatacattttacaatGAATTTTTTTACGCACTAACTGAATTTTATTAGATTAAAGTCATcagaatgtaaacaaaatattcatgataaagcataaaaatgtttatttgagATTAtggattgaaaaataatttttcataagaaACCCGATAATGCTTTTGACAAAGCACTTTTAATTCATCACCTCATAAGCTAAGGACTATGAAAAATAAGACGATTAATATATTCTTCATTTATTTGGTAAACAAAACGTTTAAAGGATGCCAGCTTAGTGAAACCGGATGCTTCTCAaatcaaatttgatatttttaatttaagaaaaagatatTTGGAGCGCGATTAAGGATCGGGACgggcataaattaaatatttgataaaatatccaacaaaaatattgactttctttgaaaaatttagtacatttttatgaagaaaaaactttgaaacagagagctttttttaaattaagttaatttattgaCAGATTGCACTATGGAAATGTTAGCAGAATGtaatacttcaaaaatatttcatttgcttCTATTACTCACATCAATATAACAGGCAATAATCgaagttttcaatataaaacGCCTCAGTACATATGCTTAACTGTAACCATGACGGCCATTCACTTGGCTAGTTCATGTCTCCTAGGTACTAGTGTTGTAAGTGTGCTTCCAAATAAAAGGAACGCCTTCCATTAAACGAGTGctttcttaaagaaattaatgGCAATAAGTTGCTACTCTTTGTGCAGTTATTGTGTTATTTATGTAACACTTAATATCCGTGGCATATTGACATAAACTAATAAACGTTCTTATTATCCTGTGCTGCTCGTGCACGTGACCTTCATGTAATAAAGAGCGCCACAATCAAACACCCATTGGCTTCTGCGCACCCACACAAAAGAGAATGATTGTTTGGAATAGGTATGTAGgtgtgtttatgtatatgtgcttgACTTCGACGCAGTCGCCTCCATGTAATATTGACCTACCTCTGACATTTCTTATTggctttggctttggctttgACTTTCGATGGCTTTGGCGTGTGCCACGAGCCAGCGTGGCGTTGCATTTGTTGTAGTGTATCCAAGAGTAAACATTGTGACTAGCAAGGCACATTCCATTCATAGTTTGTCGCGCATtatgttgtaaataaataataaccagaaatataaaaatacactaCATATTGAGTTCACCGCTTTACTCCTGTTGCTTGTTATTGATTGTGTGGAAGAAATGGCCTTGTTGTGAAATTCTAACATTTTCTACTCTTATTTCTCCAGATTGGGCAGCGTGCGTCCACCAAAACGTTGCAGAAGCGAAATGGATACGTCATCCGCTTCGGATATTGTGCTGATCCATGGCAACTCACATCCAGATCTGGCCAATAAAGTGGCCGAACGCATGGGCATAAAGAGCGGCGGTTGCTCTGTATTCCACAAAACGAATCGCGAGACGATGGTGGAGATCGGCGACTCGGTGCGCGGCAAAGACATCTACATCATACAAACTGGCACTAAGTAAGTACATGTAGTACgaaaatttcactaaattttgaCTAATGATTTCTCCACACTTCTGTAGAGATGCCAATAACAACATCATGGAACTGCTGATCATGGCTTACGCTTGCAGAACATCTTCGGCGCGCTCTATAGTTGGCGTCATACCATATCTACCCTACTCGAAACAATGTAAAATGCGTAAACGCGGTTGTATCGTGTCGAAGTTGTTGGCGAAGGTTTCTACATGCTTCACGAAAAAGAAAAGTGTTGGAAACTCGTTTGATGTTGGGTGGTGGCGAGTGCAGGGCAATTCGAAAATTCTTGACCAGccaatttgaattaaattttcttacatTCAACTCACCTTTTTAGTTTATGCTaacatattttcttataaacattaatattttcacataaTATTGTGCCACGAAGAAGAACAGTGTGTGTATTTGAAACGGTTCCTTCTGTTTGTCAAGTGTCAAGTTAAACCTAAAATACTAATTGTTCTCATTAACCGTTAATTCAGCAAACACTACTAATTAGCAACTTGAGGTGCTAAAATACGAAAGTTTGCATTATTGAAACGTACAAATatagcatatacacatataaacttGCCTCACAATGCCAACTCCGTTTAAcaaagaatttttgttttttggatcAGATCATTCCAACACTTTTCGCCATAATTCATTAACGCTTCCATTACTCCTATTATTATATCCTTTTGCATTTTTAGATGCTGTGCACCTCCGGCTTAACGCATATTATTACAATGGATTTGCACCAAAAAGAGATACAAGGATTTTTCGATATACCAGTCGATAATTTGCGCGCTTCACCATTTCTGTTGCAATATATACAGGAGAGTGTATGTGCAATT
The sequence above is drawn from the Bactrocera tryoni isolate S06 chromosome 1, CSIRO_BtryS06_freeze2, whole genome shotgun sequence genome and encodes:
- the LOC120782640 gene encoding cytosolic carboxypeptidase 6 isoform X2, which encodes MGDSDSEDSDGEGGLGNVSRVIIRPPGQSGKAKRGHLCFDAAFETGNLGKAELIGDFEYDLFLRPDTCNPRFRFWFNFTVDNVRQDQRVLFNIVNISNTRNLFNSSLVPLVKSSSRPKWQRLPKKNVFYYRSLLHQNHYVLSFAFSFDKEDDVYQFAVAPPYSYSRLQSYLNVIDARQTEQRFVRSVLTKSVQKRNLDLLTIDHVTAKSKASRLDRGFIRIIVILCRVHPGDAPASFMCQGFIEFITSNHPIAVVLRDNFVFKIVPMVNPDGVFLGNNRCNLIGQDLNRTWHVATEFSHPTLYAVRNMLKELDNSDIYQIDFVIDLHANPSLHGCFIYGNTYEDVYRHERHLVFPRLFAANAPDYVAENTMYNADEKKVGCARRYFCERLSDTVNAYTVEVSMSGHYLKDGKTVALYNEDGYYRCGRNLARTFLHYYRFINVLPTPVVSEARLRRRNRPRTHHSRSRSRTRYEVKPRPKTTRCYAPIAYTNLSIHYDSGGGSSDEGGFSPTRPIAPGSSLFSGYRNYRRMHGSSAVTHDQYALLALKSTKHDHLGDFGGAGRAHAYQPTRAATAEKSGKSVTFEQPLNVPPKPYLSIIDLNQLTRGSLDRKSGSFDVDHR
- the LOC120782640 gene encoding cytosolic carboxypeptidase 6 isoform X1; its protein translation is MMFGMACDPLKHTSMYERMNEDSEDSDGEGGLGNVSRVIIRPPGQSGKAKRGHLCFDAAFETGNLGKAELIGDFEYDLFLRPDTCNPRFRFWFNFTVDNVRQDQRVLFNIVNISNTRNLFNSSLVPLVKSSSRPKWQRLPKKNVFYYRSLLHQNHYVLSFAFSFDKEDDVYQFAVAPPYSYSRLQSYLNVIDARQTEQRFVRSVLTKSVQKRNLDLLTIDHVTAKSKASRLDRGFIRIIVILCRVHPGDAPASFMCQGFIEFITSNHPIAVVLRDNFVFKIVPMVNPDGVFLGNNRCNLIGQDLNRTWHVATEFSHPTLYAVRNMLKELDNSDIYQIDFVIDLHANPSLHGCFIYGNTYEDVYRHERHLVFPRLFAANAPDYVAENTMYNADEKKVGCARRYFCERLSDTVNAYTVEVSMSGHYLKDGKTVALYNEDGYYRCGRNLARTFLHYYRFINVLPTPVVSEARLRRRNRPRTHHSRSRSRTRYEVKPRPKTTRCYAPIAYTNLSIHYDSGGGSSDEGGFSPTRPIAPGSSLFSGYRNYRRMHGSSAVTHDQYALLALKSTKHDHLGDFGGAGRAHAYQPTRAATAEKSGKSVTFEQPLNVPPKPYLSIIDLNQLTRGSLDRKSGSFDVDHR